The nucleotide sequence CTTACGAGGGTCAACAAAAAAATAGGCCTTATTATTCACATGTTCCCATTCCCTTTGGATATTTTCCTTGTGTTTAATCTTTCCCGATTCGAAATCAGAATCAGATTGGTTTATCAATAGTGTTCGGACAAAATCCCCTTTTTTTGACTCTGCACCATTGATTCCACTATTATTAGTGAGGAATAATTCCTTTGTATTTATAGAGATAGGAGACATAATTTATATGGATATAGTAAGTCTCGCTTGGGCTGCTTTAATGGTAATCTTTACATTTTCCCTTTCACTCGTAGTGTGGGGAAGAAGTGGGCTCTAGAAGTACTACTAAATTGAGTTGAGGAATCAAACCGTATCACTTGTTTTATAGATCGTTCTGCAACGCGTTTTGAACTATATAAAATCAAAATATCTGAATTTCGAATTTCATTGGAGTCAAATGGAGTAATCTATGATATGAATCATACTCTTTCAATCAAAGAGATATTTGAGCGATTCCCCTGTTTGTATTTCGAAAAGAAAGGGATTCAGATGATTAGAAATTTATTCTAACCTAAGATTCTTCCGAAATTTTCTATTTCAATCAATGGAATTGGCTCTTACCATCTTTATAGATGGATACTGAGGAAGACCGGACCCCTTTTTTTGTTTGATTGCTTTTCCTTTTTACTGTTCAAAGAACAAGTGGTTTTGTTAAGTGTATACGAGCTTTCTATGGGAAATGATATGATAGATAGTAGTTATCTAACGAGAGATTATGCAATAAAATAATAAGATCTTGCTTCGGACGAATCACATATTGGGCATTTAGCGCTTGGTTTCTAATCTTATAAAGGCGATTTATGCTTTATCGACTTTTTTCATATCATGGTTTGAGCATTAAAAATAAGTGAGGTTTCCTCTTCTTTATTAGGAAAAGGAATTAGAATCCTAAGATAAGAATTATCTTAGATTGATAGGAACAACTAGATGTAGCAAATAAATAGAATTGGGTGTTATGTCAATTCTATACAATATGTTATGTCAATTCCATACAATATGTTATGTCAATTCCATACAATATGTTATGTCAATTCCATACAATATATGGAATTAATAGAATATATTCCATGATCATAATTTGTAGATTGATCTATAGAATATATCTTGATTCTAGATTAAAACTTTATAGAATAAGAGATCGATAGTATGGTAGAAAGAAGGATTCATCTATTTCTTTCTTACCATACTATCAAATTAATAGAATACTGCCGATTAAAGTCCCCTCATTTCATTTAAGTTAAGACGCGAAATTGGAATCCTTTTCATTTGACTTCGTCAATTTTTGATAAGAACTCAGAAGGAAAGTTTTATTCAAATTCATTTGAAAATTCAAATGAATTAATCATTTTGACTAACCGTTTTTACATAAATGATAAGTAGAAAGGCGGTAGGAACTAGAATGAATAGTGCAGTAGCAATAAATGCAAGAATATTTACTTCCATAATCTCATCGGTTTTTTTACTTCACAATAACTCGGGATTTAATCCCATAGAGATGATAAATCTTTCGTCTGTAAATTCAATGAATGAATTACCTTTCAATGATCTTGAATGGGATCAATATCACGAATAACAATATCTGATCTATCAAATCAACTCGTAGTCGAGACTTGAATAGTATAACATAGGAAGTTCTTTTATCCATACCAAAAAATAATTTGGATTTCTGAACCAATTAATCCAAAATTCTTTGTATTTATTATCTGTTTCTTCTATAACTTATCTTGCGTCTTGCTTGGATAATCCTCTGATGAAGGATTATTAGATTGCCTTTCCACTTCGATTAGTCACAT is from Chirita eburnea voucher CEBURN20170516 chloroplast, complete genome and encodes:
- the petN gene encoding cytochrome b6/f complex subunit VIII, coding for MYMDIVSLAWAALMVIFTFSLSLVVWGRSGL
- the psbM gene encoding photosystem II protein M; translated protein: MEVNILAFIATALFILVPTAFLLIIYVKTVSQND